The sequence CGCCCTGCTCGATCAGACCCGTTGCATAGCTGTAGATGCCGCCCCAGGAGACCGCACCGCTCGAAGAGCCGTTTACACCCTTAACGATGGCTCTGCGCGGCCGCAGCGAGGACAGATTGATGCCGACACCGCCGCCTCTGGCCATGATCTCCGTCATCTCCATCAGCGTCTCCAGGATGCCGCGGCGGGAATCCTTCGGCGACGGGATGACATAGCAGTTGAACAGGGTCAGTTCATCGCTTGCACCCGCTCCGGCAGCGATCCGGCCGCCGGGAACCAGCTTCCAGTCATCCAGGATATAGCGGAACTTCTCCGTCCATTCCTTCTGTTTGGCTGGGGTTTTCTCAACCTTTGCAATCGCTTTCGCCAGCCTGCTCCACATTTCATCCGGCGTATTCTCGATGGTGAGGGTGATCTGATCAAGATCCGCTTCGATGACCTGTTCATTGCGCATCTTAACGGTTACCTTGCGCCCCTCACGCTTGATGACTTCCCCAACTTCCTTGGTCGGGAACTTCGGATCATCCTTGGTCAATACCAACACGACGTCGCCGACCTTGGTATTATTCGCATCCGCATCCTTCAGCGCATAGCGATCAAGGAAGATCTTCTCGCTGAGTCCTGTCAATCTGGTTTTCGTCTGCTTTCCAGCCACTAGCAACATCCTCCTAAAAGTGATAACCCAACTTGTCCCAAGGACATGCGCACAAAAAAACGAAAATCAGCGATATTCGCCCGAAAACAGCAATTTTCGCCGAAATTTTTCGTTGGGTATACAAGCTATTCATGATGTTATGTGTAAATAACAATATGTTGTATGTGAGTACCATTGTACACCACTACATATTGTGATGCTACTTACTCGAATGTTAAATTCAGATAAGAGGCCTTTGAATGATTCGTTTTTCTTTTATTTTCTCTCGTTTTCTTTATTTTTTAATTTTAATTTATTCGATCTTATTCGACATATTTCGGTAAGCATTTCGGGACTAATGGATAGGGTGTTAAGTTCTATAATCCCTGTACTCCCCATCCATCGTCCTATTTTCGTCCGCCATTCACCCTTCAATGGCCTTAAGCCAAGCTCAGCGCCGCAGATTCCACTCGCGGTTGCCGTACTTCTCTTCGACGAGCCGCTTGGCCTCTGCTTGTTCCCAGTCGCTCAGGTCCCCAAGCTCCAGCTTGATGCCCAGTCCCTCGGGAATCCCCTGCTCAAAGGCGGCTTCCGTCTCCGCGAGGGTAACCGGCGGCTGTCCCAGGGCCCGTTTGATATCGTTGATGGCGACGGCTTTTTCGCGGAAAGATTTTTTGAGCCGCTCCCGCAGCCGTTCATTGGGATAATAAAGCAGATCAAAGAGCAGATCCACATCCATATCCAACAGGATCGCTCCATGCTGCAGGATCACGCCGCGCTGCCGCATCTGGGCGCTGCCGGCGACTTTGCGCCCCTCCACGACGAGCTCATACCACGACGGCGAATCGAAGCAGGCAGCGGAACCCGCCGAAGCATACTTCGCCTTCTCCGCTTCGTCGGCTAGATTCACCATGTCCGCTTGCAGGCCTAACCGGCGGAAGCCGTGGAGCAGCCCGTTGCTCAGGATGCGGTAGGACTCTGTGACGGACTTTGGTATATCGGGATACGATTCAGAGAGGATCATGCTGTAGGTCAGTTCCTGATCATGCAGCACAGCCCGCCCTCCCGTAGGACGGCGCACGAATCCGATGCCCCTTGCTTCGACCTTCTCCAGATCGATCTCATCAGCGGCCTTCTGGAAGTAGCCGATCGACAGCGTCGGCGGCTGCCATCCATAGAAACGAAGCGTCGGCGGCGCCTTCTCCTCCGACACGGCATTCATGATCGCTTCATCGATGGCCATATTCCAAGCCGGATCCATCGCTCCGGATTTGATAAACCTCCATGTCTGCATGACGATCTCCACTCCCTTTCTCTGTCACGCAATAGCTCCTATTAAACAACATCGATCGCGGGATGCCTAAACGTGATTTTCCGGCATCGTGTGTAACTCTTCGTGTGCAACTTTATCGTGTGCAACTTTATCGTGTGCAACTTTATCGTGTGCAACTTTATCATTATAGCATTTGCTCTCATGCGGCGCATTCCCTGATTTCTAGTTATTTTACCATAGATGCTGTATTGCTGTCCGACCCTCATCCATGATTTATTCGCTTATGAAATTTCATCCTTCCGTTAATACTATTATCCAGCCGTTCAGAACGGATCATCGGAGGACCTTTCCGGCTTACAAGGAGGCACAGCTATGACCCTAAAACCGCAGCTGCCCCCGAATGTGCGGGATCTCAATGACCATCTGCAGATCTGTTTCAATCGGGATTGGTACGAAGAGTTGGCGAAGCGGCTCGAGCAGAACGGACCTTGGGACCGCTGGTCTTTCTACCAACTGGCGTACGAAGCCGAAGAAGCCCAAGCGATCCACCGTTTCGACGATCTGCAATGCCTCAGTCACCTGTCGCAGCTCACCCCGCTGCCCCACCAGCTGGATACCGCTCGCAAGGTGATTAGAGAGATGCGCGGCCGGGCGATCCTCGCTGACGAGGTCGGACTCGGCAAGACGATCGAAGCCGGTCTGATCCTCAAGGAATACATGATCCGCGGCCTTGCCCGCCGCGTGCTCATCCTCGTGCCGGCCTCTCTCGTGCTGCAGTGGGTGAGGGAACTGAATCAGAAATTCGGCATCCCCGCCGTCGCTCAGAAGAAGGAATATATGTGGCGGCAATACGACATCGTCGTCGCCTCCCTTGACACCGCCAAGCGCGATCCCCATCGGGACATCGTGCTCAGCTTGGATTACGATATGTTGATCATCGATGAAGCCCATAAATTAAAAAACAAAAAAACCGCCAACTACCAGTTCGCTGCCGCTATCCGCAAAAAATATTGCCTGCTGCTCACCGCCACACCGGTGCAAAACGACTTGAGCGAACTGTTCAACTTAATCACGCTGCTGAAGCCCGGGCAGCTGGGCGGCGAATCCAGCTTCAACAAGAATTTCGTACAGGAGAAACGCGTGCCCAAGAACGAGCAAATCCTGCAGCAGGAGCTGTCCAAGGTGATGATCCGCAACAGGCGCGCCGACGGCAACCTGGCGTTCACGAAGCGCATCGTGAAGAACATCCCGCTCCGCCTCTCACCAGAGGAGCAGGATTTATATGACAGCGTCACCTCCTTCGTACGCGAGCGCTACCAGGAATCCGGCGGAGACCTGAGCAGTGTCCTGCCTCTCGTGACGCTGCAGCGGGAGGTGTGCTCCAGCCGGGATGCGGTGTTCGTCACCCTCGTCAATCTGTTCAAGAAGACATCGGAGGATTCGCCGCTGCGCCCGAGGATCTGGGAATTGGTGAACAAGATTAAGAACATCAAGGCCAATACGAAGGCGGAGAAGACGATGGAGCTGATTAGACAAATCGATGACAAGGTGATCGTCTTCACAGAATACCGGGCGACCCAGGAATATCTCCTGCATTTTCTAAAGCAGCATAACCTCGTCGCCGTCCCCTACAGGGGAGGCATGAACCGCGGCAAAAAAGACTGGATGATGGATCTCTTCCGCGGCCGGGCACAGATCCTCGTCGCAACGGAGGCCGGCGGTGAGGGCATCAACCTGCAGTTCTGCAATCACATCATCAACTTCGATCTGCCGTGGAATCCGATGCGCGTCGAGCAGCGGATCGGCCGCATTCACCGCCTCGGTCAGGAACACGACGTGTATATCTACAATCTTGAAACGATCGGCACGATCGAGGAGCATATCGTCAATCTGCTGCACGAGAAGATCAATATGTTCGAGCTGGTCATCGGCGAATTGGATGAGATCTTAGAACGCATGGAAGAGTCCTCTGCCGTTGAGACCCGCCTGTACAAAGCGATGCTCGAAGCGAGAAGCGAAGACGAGATGCGCCGCGAGATCGAACGAATCGGCGAGAACTTCGTCTCCTCGAAGCAGCGCATCTCCCATGGACCGCCGCTGCAGGGAGAGAAGCCGCTACCCGCTGCGCATGTGCCGGGCGCCGTTTCCAGGACGATCAGCCCCGCCGGGCCGCCGCACCATACGGAGGCATCGCGATGAAGCAAGAGCAAGTTCGGGATTATGTATGCCGTTACCTGGAGGCGACGGAGTGCCATGTGCTGGAGAGCTGCCCCGCCTATATCACGGTGAAGCTGTCGCCCGAAGCGGACAAAGCCCTCACGAATCGCCCGTACTATTGGAGCTTCGTAGAACGCACGGGAGCGGAGCCGGAGACGATGTCCCTCACCTTCGTCTTCGACCAGGAAGCCTTCGAGGCGCTGCAGAAAGCGGACAGGCAGGCAGATCAGAAGCCGCAGCAGAACGGACCAGCCGCTCCCGGCGTACTGGGACAGGATTCCATCCTGGCGCGTTATTTTGGGCATCTGCAGGCAGCACCCCTGCAGCGAACGCGGCATGAGCCGGTCACCTTCGGCAGCGCAAGGCTGCATCAGATCTTCGCTTCCAGCCGGGATAAGGGCCGGTTCGTCAACCTGTACGAGCAGACCGATGAGCGCCTGGTGCTGCCCGGCCGGCCCTTAAGCTACCGCTCCTATCTCGGCGTGAACTACAAGGTGGAATATCTGTGCGATCTTAAGCGGGATGAGTTGTATTCCCTCGGCATCTGCTTGGCAACGGGCGAGATCCTCACCGGCTTCTACCCGCTGCTGAAGCAGTACCGTCTGTCGCCGCGGCTGCCCGCCCACACCCATCTCAAGGAGATGCTCAGCTTGCCGCGGGCCGTCGCAGAGCTGGAGTACTATCTGGAAGATATCGTGCGGAATCAGGATCACCAGTGGGCGGTAGAAGCCGAGCAGCGGATGTATGACGAATTGGATCGAATCAAGCTCTATTATCAGGAGATGATCCAAAATTCGAACGATGAGAGCAAATCCGCCATGCAGGAGGAATATCGCGCGCGGCAGGATGAGATCGCCTGGCAGTACAAACCCCGCGTGCTCGTCTCGGTGATCAACTGCGGTCTCTTCCACCTGCTCACACCGCCCGAACAGGTAAGAACGATGGCGAATCCGCAGTGAGGGTGGCATTTTTTGCAGACAAAAAAAAATTCGCAGCTGACACGTTCTAACAACCTTTTTTGCCCATACTCTTTAGTATTAGCAGTACAAGCTTGTCCGCCTGGATGAACCGATGGCAAGCAGCCGCAAGCCTTCGTCATCTTGGAGAAGCAAAATGGACGCTCATGTTGATGCTTGGAAGATCTTAAGGATATTAGATCCTGAAAACGGCAAATCCTGAGGATGCATGGCATGATTCTAATGCAAAATCCTCAAGATCCTAGAGCCCAAGGCAGAAAGGATGGAGACGATCATACGATGAACGTTAAGAGACTATGCATACTCACAGGCATTATCGCCTTGTCAGCGGCAGCCGCATGGTCTAATCCCGCATCCGCCCGCGCGCTGACACCCGCCGCCGAGCACAGCCGGACATTCGCCGCTTCGATGCTCGATGATCCTAAGCTTAACGGCACGCGGCTTGGCGGTCCGATCTACGAAGAACACGATCCGCAGGTCAAGCTGCAGGAGACCGTTGCCGGATGGATTCGGACGATCGCTGAGCAGCATAAGTTGATTCCTTGGCAGTCCGCTGATTTTCATATCGAGCCTCTTGGACCGGGGACCCACGGCTGGATCGTTCATGTGCTCGAACAGCAGTCCCCCGTAGGCTATCTAATCGTCACAGCCCTCGAGGGCGGCGGATATCGACTTGCCGAGTACGGGGTCGGTGAGCAGCCGATCTTCCATCTCGAACGGCTGCGCGAAAGCCTCGTGCAGCAGAAGCTGATCGAACCTGCCACTACGGTGGAAGAACTGGCGGCATGGCTCTCCTTCCCTGGTCAGCCGCAAGTTCCACAGGATGAGAACGTCCTGACAGAAGCACAGGGACAGAAGAAGCTGAAGATCGAACGGCACTACCTCTACCCCTTCGCCGCCTATTGGAAAGTGCACAGCGAGGACTGGCGGCAGCCGGTATATTTCGATGCGATCACCGGAGAGCAATACCCGCTGACCAAGGACCCTTCCAGCAAACCGCAGATCAAGGCGGAGATCGATTATCAACCGACGAAACTGAGCAAGCTGAAGGACCTCATGCAGCTTCCCAAGTTTGATCCCTACGAAGACCTTGGCTGGATCGTCGAGCCGCCGCTGCGCGTTCGATCGATCGACGACGTCATCGAGCCGCTGCGCGGTAAGCAGCGATTGACGCTGACCGTCGAGCTGTATGATGAGCTCGTGCTCCTGCCCTATCCGATCATCGGCTATGCCCAGTGGGAACAGACGGAAACCTACCTCCTGATCTACAGCGAGGGCCTGCGCTATGTACCGCTCATCGACGCCGTCGGCTACGGACACATCTATTTGGAACAAAACGAATAAAAAACACCCCGCCCAAACCCTAAAGCTTTTGGTGTGCAGGGGTGTTTTCCCTTGCTGTTGTTAGTATTGCAACAGCAGCTGATGTTGTGGCTAACAAGTGTTGGCGATGATGTGGTAACGATTGGCTGCTGCTATGGCTGAGGCTGCGGGTTATTTTGTTGGTTCTGTACCTGATGAAGCTCTTCTGCCTGATTCCGATCTCCTTCTTGGTAATCCGTCTCTTGCAGATGATCTGTCCGCCTCCGGTTGGCCCGCCATACTTGGAAGGACATCGGCAGCATCCCAAAATATCTCGTCTGCCAAGGTTCG is a genomic window of Insulibacter thermoxylanivorax containing:
- a CDS encoding lipoate--protein ligase family protein, with protein sequence MQTWRFIKSGAMDPAWNMAIDEAIMNAVSEEKAPPTLRFYGWQPPTLSIGYFQKAADEIDLEKVEARGIGFVRRPTGGRAVLHDQELTYSMILSESYPDIPKSVTESYRILSNGLLHGFRRLGLQADMVNLADEAEKAKYASAGSAACFDSPSWYELVVEGRKVAGSAQMRQRGVILQHGAILLDMDVDLLFDLLYYPNERLRERLKKSFREKAVAINDIKRALGQPPVTLAETEAAFEQGIPEGLGIKLELGDLSDWEQAEAKRLVEEKYGNREWNLRR
- a CDS encoding DEAD/DEAH box helicase, with the protein product MTLKPQLPPNVRDLNDHLQICFNRDWYEELAKRLEQNGPWDRWSFYQLAYEAEEAQAIHRFDDLQCLSHLSQLTPLPHQLDTARKVIREMRGRAILADEVGLGKTIEAGLILKEYMIRGLARRVLILVPASLVLQWVRELNQKFGIPAVAQKKEYMWRQYDIVVASLDTAKRDPHRDIVLSLDYDMLIIDEAHKLKNKKTANYQFAAAIRKKYCLLLTATPVQNDLSELFNLITLLKPGQLGGESSFNKNFVQEKRVPKNEQILQQELSKVMIRNRRADGNLAFTKRIVKNIPLRLSPEEQDLYDSVTSFVRERYQESGGDLSSVLPLVTLQREVCSSRDAVFVTLVNLFKKTSEDSPLRPRIWELVNKIKNIKANTKAEKTMELIRQIDDKVIVFTEYRATQEYLLHFLKQHNLVAVPYRGGMNRGKKDWMMDLFRGRAQILVATEAGGEGINLQFCNHIINFDLPWNPMRVEQRIGRIHRLGQEHDVYIYNLETIGTIEEHIVNLLHEKINMFELVIGELDEILERMEESSAVETRLYKAMLEARSEDEMRREIERIGENFVSSKQRISHGPPLQGEKPLPAAHVPGAVSRTISPAGPPHHTEASR
- a CDS encoding YqhG family protein — protein: MKQEQVRDYVCRYLEATECHVLESCPAYITVKLSPEADKALTNRPYYWSFVERTGAEPETMSLTFVFDQEAFEALQKADRQADQKPQQNGPAAPGVLGQDSILARYFGHLQAAPLQRTRHEPVTFGSARLHQIFASSRDKGRFVNLYEQTDERLVLPGRPLSYRSYLGVNYKVEYLCDLKRDELYSLGICLATGEILTGFYPLLKQYRLSPRLPAHTHLKEMLSLPRAVAELEYYLEDIVRNQDHQWAVEAEQRMYDELDRIKLYYQEMIQNSNDESKSAMQEEYRARQDEIAWQYKPRVLVSVINCGLFHLLTPPEQVRTMANPQ
- a CDS encoding YqzE family protein, giving the protein MSIVRDLAKIAAEKLIYTLETPREVRREERRQRRSQSEPWQTRYFGMLPMSFQVWRANRRRTDHLQETDYQEGDRNQAEELHQVQNQQNNPQPQP